Proteins from a genomic interval of Choristoneura fumiferana chromosome 12, NRCan_CFum_1, whole genome shotgun sequence:
- the LOC141433577 gene encoding glucose-induced degradation protein 8 homolog, whose product MSFEPSTNSNSSSDKSDRKLPDRSKGDDLQISRTDMNMLIMNYLVTEGFKEAALKFQQEAGLQEPALCSSLDERIMIREAVQNGRIPDAIAMVNALHPELLDNDRYLYFHLQQLQLLELIRGGRAEEALSFASAALAEAGAADRTALTELERSLALLAFPDPHASPFADLLLPSHSQKIASELNAAILKMENQEYTNPKLCSLLRMILWSQNELDKHNIKYPKMTDLANATIEQPKL is encoded by the exons aTGAGTTTTGAACCTTCCACGAACAGTAACAGCTCGAGCGACAAGTCGGATCGAAAGCTGCCAGATCGCAGCAAAGGCGACGACTTGCAGATTTCGAGGACAGATATGAACATGctaattatgaattatttagTTACAG AGGGCTTCAAAGAAGCCGCACTGAAGTTCCAACAAGAGGCAGGGCTACAGGAGCCAGCTCTCTGCAGCTCACTGGACGAGCGCATCATGATCCGCGAAGCTGTGCAGAACGGACGCATACCTGACGCCATTGCCATGGTCAACGCACTGCATCCCGAGTTGTTGGACAATGATAGATACTTGTACTTCCATTTGCAG CAACTGCAACTGCTAGAGCTGATCCGCGGCGGGCGCGCCGAGGAGGCGCTGTCATTCGCGTCCGCGGCGCTGGCGGAGGCGGGCGCAGCCGACCGCACGGCGCTCACGGAGCTCGAGCGCTCGCTGGCGCTGCTCGCCTTCCCCGACCCGCACGCCTCGCCCTTCGCCGACCTGCTGCTGCCCAGCCACAGCCAAAAG ATCGCCAGTGAACTCAACGCAGCCATACTCAAAATGGAAAACCAAGAGTACACCAACCCGAAACTCTGCAGCCTCCTGCGAATGATCCTGTGGTCCCAAAATGAGTTAGACAAACACAACATCAAATACCCAAAGATGACGGACCTAGCTAATGCCACTATAGAACAGCCAAAGTTGTAA